One part of the Coffea eugenioides isolate CCC68of chromosome 10, Ceug_1.0, whole genome shotgun sequence genome encodes these proteins:
- the LOC113749458 gene encoding signal recognition particle 14 kDa protein, with translation MSSGASQPNNISKVRLQPDPFLNELTNMFERSTEKGSVWVTLKYSSDKSKLQRNKMKTAGEKIEYKCLIRATDGKKTISTLVGQKDHQRFQASYATILKARMTALKKRERKDKRKAADSDKKQGVLKK, from the exons ATGTCATCAGGAGCTAGTCAACCAAATAACATTTCCAAG GTCCGTCTACAACCAGACCCATTTCTTAATGAACTCACCAACATGTTTGAGCGAAGCACGGAAAAGGGTTCTGTCTGGGTGACACTTAAATACT CCTCTGACAAGTCTAAGCTCCAAAGGAATAAGATGAAGACAGCTGGGGAGAAAATTGAGTACAAGTGTCTTATTCGAGCTACAGATGGAAAAAAGACTATATCTACTTTG GTTGGGCAAAAAGATCACCAGCGTTTCCAAGCTTCATATGCGACCATTCTGAAAGCCCGCATGACTGCATtgaagaagagagaaagaaaggacAAGAGAAAGGCAGCAGATTCTGATAAGAAGCAGGGGGTTTTGAAGAAGTGA